A window of the Paralichthys olivaceus isolate ysfri-2021 chromosome 5, ASM2471397v2, whole genome shotgun sequence genome harbors these coding sequences:
- the LOC109639482 gene encoding uncharacterized protein — MSGRVKNRSAANAEALSGGVSCDERILRDCHQLYADPDSGLITVAESVGVKLLPPRKKITVMLMGNHSAGKSSFINWYVEEHIQRTGVAIETQGFSFITSGRKRESLTGNATLHLYPHFKPLQEFKGVSEYLSTEICTSRQKRFSLVTFVDSPGLVDGDMKYPFDVDDVILWLGDLCDLILVFFDPMGQALCKRTLNIVECLNEKHGDRLRFYLSKADEAGGESDRQRVMMQIVQELCKRPGLNKCGFDMPTIYIPNPNKPSRCVNQVEEVCRAIEKTINQTVQNTLNSLEKDCELISEAITDTLSNDRQTAVENRRARCKSCFLTLLGFSVPMALMALLVLGILSKEMLDVALGHEGTEALSLYLNPIVRIYESLSMEQRLYSCGGLIVLSFLLLIIARFSFRTRPTLSGKQKRQLQEKLEYVQEVVKTKKKKLYEEYLRQSVSDQDMDA; from the exons ATGTCCGGGAGGGTCAAGAACCGAAGTGCCGCCAACGCGGAGGCGCTGTCCGGCGGTGTGTCCTGCGACGAGCGCATCTTGAGGGATTGTCACCAACTGTACGCGGACCCCGACAGTG GGTTGATCACAGTGGCTGAATCTGTTGGTGTGAAGCTGCTGCCGCCCAGGAAAAAGATCACTGTGATGCTGATGGGAAACCACTCTGCTGGGAAAAGCTCCTTCATCAACTG GTATGTAGAGGAGCACATCCAGCGCACTGGAGTGGCTATTGAGACTCAAGGCTTCAGCTTTATCACAAGTGGACGGAAGAGAGAATCTCTCACA gGAAATGCCACCCTTCATCTATATCCACACTTCAAGCCTCTGCAAGAGTTCAAAG GTGTTTCAGAGTACCTGAGCACAGAGATCTGCACATCACGACAGAAACGGTTCAGCTTGGTGACATTTGTGGATTCGCCAGGTTTGGTGGACGGTGACATGAAGTATCCCTTTGATGTGGACGATGTTATCCTGTGGCTGG GTGATCTCTGTGACCTGATTCTGGTCTTCTTTGACCCCATGGGTCAGGCTCTGTGCAAGCGCACGCTCAACATCGTGGAGTGTCTGAATGAGAAACACGGGGACCGGCTGCGTTTTTACCTGAGCAAAGCTGACGAGGCTGGGGGAGAGTCCGACAGACAG AGAGTAATGATGCAGATTGTCCAGGAGCTCTGCAAGCGACCAGGACTCAACAAATGTGGCTTTGACATGCCCACCATCTATATCCCCAATCCTAACAAG CCAAGTCGCTGTGTGAACCAGGTTGAGGAGGTGTGTCGTGCTATCGAGAAAACGATCAACCAAACGGTCCAGAATACCCTCAACTCTCTGGAGAAGGACTGTGAGCTCATCAGTGAGGCCATCACTGACACGCTCAGTAAcgacag GCAAACCGCTGTGGAGAACCGACGAGCGCGCTGTAAGAGCTGCTTCCTGACTCTGCTGGGCTTCAGCGTCCCGATGGCTCTGATGGCTCTACTGGTGCTGGGCATTCTGTCCAAGGAGATGCTGGATGTGGCTCTGGGCCACGAGGGCACAGAGGCACTCTCACTCTACCTG AACCCCATAGTGAGAATATATGAGTCCCTGTCCATGGAGCAGCGGCTGTACAGTTGTGGGGGACTGAtcgttctctccttcctgctgcttATCATTGCACGCTTCTCCTTCAG AACCCGACCAACTCTGTCAGGCAAACAGAAAAGGCAGCTGCAGGAAAAGCTTGAGTATGTTCAGGAGGTGGTCAAGACCAAAAAG AAAAAACTCTATGAAGAATACCTTCGCCAAAGTGTCAGCGATCAGGACATGGATGCGTAA
- the rabep2 gene encoding rab GTPase-binding effector protein 2, protein MEQLSDETMNTENSEASLQAQLAECRAQVEHWQGVATICELSKQEELAELQKQCDQEIQSLQEALRETAAQYEARIAVLQTQPVEWRRASGQYMMGGRKGRMDAEVSSNESSQSINSRMTEAEATASIERTRGQPADLDAAVDGEGAQLTTEGYFSLRNCDSASLSSFSLDTPSLPRKLHAQEDTDSLVSTGTLVPEAIYLPPAGHRLVTHSDWDALNAQVSELRGEVSRLHVEKEELDRELDTQTNHTHKQVTMLQSQVQTSEALLLDLQKSFSQSQNAVQSRLAELSFSQRKMCNELSRLKGEEVEDEGPDSSLQATLQGAHCEERLRIEIVNLREQLDTRTEENVQLSSLKMETERIQAQRDQLQAELAACRTELEALRVALSHVQSTNKALGKDKAALHQQCLELRSQVISLRSQLDTIQTVQRDFVQLSQSLQVKLELVRQAESLEQVREILEEGVSEAGSSPADAS, encoded by the exons ATGGAGCAGCTGTCAGACGAGACGATGAACACTGAAAACTCAG AGGCGAGCCTGCAGGCCCAGCTGGCCGAGTGCAGAGCTCAGGTCGAACACTGGCAGGGAGTGGCGACGATCTGCGAGCTGAGCAAACAGGAGGAActggcagagctgcagaaacaatgtGATCAAGAGATCCAGTCGCTGCAGGAGGCTctcagag AGACAGCAGCACAGTATGAGGCCAGGATAGCTGTTCTACAGACTCAGCCTGTGGAGTGGAGGAGAGCCAGTGGACAGTACATG ATGGGCGGAAGGAAAGGCAGGATGGATGCTGAAGTCTCCAGCAACGAATCTTCACAATCGATCAACAGCAGGATGACCGAGGCTGAGGCGACGGCATCCATAGAAAGGACGCGCGGCCAGCCGGCGGATCTTGATGCCGCGGTGGACGGTGAAGGAGCTCAGCTTACGACAGAGGGGTATTTTTCACTGCGGAACTGCGACTCGGCCTCGTTGTCCTCCTTCTCCTTAGACACGCCCTCCCTGCCCAGGAAACTCCACGCTCAGGAAGACACGGACTCACTGGTGTCCACAGGAACTTTGGTGCCTGAAGCCATTTACCTGCCGCCAGCTGGACACCGGCTGGTTACACACAGCGACTGGGATGCACTCAATGCTCAG GTGTCGGAGCTGCGAGGGGAGGTGAGCCGGCTGCAtgtggagaaggaggagctggATAGAGAACTGGACACACagaccaaccacacacacaaacag GTGACAATGCTCCAGTCTCAGGTGCAGACTTCAGAGGCCCTCCTCCTGGATTTGCAGAAATCTTTTAGCCAATCACAGAATGCGGTCCAGAGTCGGCTG GCGGAGTTGTCTTTCTCTCAGAGGAAGATGTGCAACGAGCTGTCCAGACTGAAAGGAGAAGAGGTTGAGGATGAGGGACCAGACTCTTCACTCCAAGCAACACTACAG GGGGCGCACTGTGAGGAACGTCTGCGCATTGAGATAGTGAACTTGAGGGAGCAGCTGGACACTCGGACAGAGGAGAACG TGCAGCTGTCCAGTTTGAAGATGGAGACGGAGAGGATTCAGGCTCAGAGGGACCAGCTGCAGGCTGAACTGGCGGCCTGCCGCACTGAATTAGAAGCCCTACGGGTGGCGCTCTCTCATGTACAGAGCACCAACAAGGCTCTCGGCAAAGATAAA GCGGCTCTGCACCAACAGTGTCTGGAGCTGCGGAGTCAAGTGATCAGCCTGCGCTCACAGCTCGACACCATCCAGACTGTACAGAGGGACTTTGTCCAACTCTCCCAGTCGCTGCAG GTGAAGCTGGAGTTAGTTCGACAGGCTGAGAGTCTGGAACAAGTCAGGGAAATCCTGGAAGAGGGCGTCAGCGAAGCCGGTTCCTCGCCTGCAGACGCCTCGTGa